The following are encoded together in the Armatimonadota bacterium genome:
- a CDS encoding metallophosphoesterase, whose protein sequence is MRIRCMLNVFAALCVTSCLAGTISGRVFIDINDDGLWQATDRACAGVLVSDGVAIVTTGTDGRYELECPDAAQVVFVDNPAQTWPTRGFWRYLETGTGTADFPLAAQEQDLPFYFVHGTDMHTRPDVGEQMAQYVDTLNNLPVPVSFVVHTGDLVVDAAAGESSGGRLLFRVYQEQMADLQPPLFNLAGNHEHVSWYRSTFDPDAPGVGKKLYREMFGPMHYAFNYAGVRFIALDGTDYFDGKLQYSMPAGCIEWLKAYLERVPMEDRLVLLCHEPLFSLPQKAQLEQILAGRKIVVSLSGHWHTTTRSSFAGAPEIIGGAVSWAWHGAIPALDAMGYHVVRINEDGFDSGFGNAQEKYSVTFAQPTVYQSLAGQVSVKAQILDLANQIRRARIELGGAAQDVTEFAQEGLYRVATATLDLSAAPEGFHDLLITMQGEGEPWVESQPRLVTSGNVEEFTPTASATLTAILRKVDAENVIKVNGEQIGTTPTDPAAGAAFKMEVPARLLRRLNRIEFESALLADGKTFDDFTAERVTLQYGEAKYRDPRTFAGAQATLNGRQPTTSPLWIDLTYPVR, encoded by the coding sequence ATGCGCATTCGATGCATGCTCAACGTTTTCGCTGCTCTGTGCGTAACCTCATGCCTGGCCGGGACGATCTCCGGCCGCGTGTTCATTGACATCAATGATGACGGGCTTTGGCAGGCCACCGATCGCGCCTGCGCCGGGGTCCTGGTGAGCGACGGCGTGGCGATCGTCACCACCGGAACGGATGGTCGCTACGAGCTTGAGTGTCCGGATGCTGCCCAGGTGGTTTTCGTGGACAATCCCGCGCAGACCTGGCCCACACGGGGTTTCTGGCGCTATCTGGAGACGGGAACAGGTACTGCCGATTTCCCCTTGGCTGCGCAGGAGCAGGACCTCCCGTTCTACTTCGTGCACGGTACCGACATGCACACCCGGCCGGATGTTGGCGAGCAGATGGCCCAATACGTGGACACGCTCAACAATCTTCCGGTGCCGGTCTCTTTCGTGGTGCACACGGGGGATCTCGTCGTGGATGCCGCGGCTGGAGAGAGCTCCGGCGGACGCCTGCTCTTCAGGGTGTACCAGGAACAGATGGCTGACCTGCAGCCTCCCCTTTTCAATCTTGCAGGGAATCACGAGCATGTGTCCTGGTACCGGTCCACTTTCGACCCGGACGCGCCCGGTGTGGGCAAGAAACTCTACCGCGAAATGTTCGGCCCAATGCACTATGCATTCAACTACGCGGGCGTGCGTTTCATCGCCCTCGACGGAACCGACTATTTCGACGGGAAACTGCAGTACAGCATGCCGGCAGGATGCATCGAATGGCTGAAGGCCTACCTGGAGCGCGTCCCAATGGAAGACCGACTGGTGCTTCTCTGCCACGAGCCGCTGTTCTCACTGCCGCAGAAGGCGCAGCTCGAGCAGATTCTGGCAGGGCGAAAGATCGTGGTGTCCCTGTCCGGCCACTGGCACACTACTACGCGCTCAAGCTTCGCAGGTGCGCCTGAGATCATCGGCGGTGCGGTGTCGTGGGCGTGGCACGGTGCGATCCCCGCTCTGGATGCTATGGGCTATCACGTGGTCCGGATCAATGAGGACGGATTCGACAGCGGTTTCGGCAACGCACAGGAGAAGTACTCGGTCACCTTCGCCCAGCCCACCGTGTACCAGTCACTAGCCGGCCAGGTTTCGGTGAAGGCGCAGATCCTTGATCTCGCGAACCAGATCAGACGCGCCCGGATTGAGCTTGGCGGCGCAGCGCAAGATGTGACCGAGTTCGCGCAGGAGGGCCTCTACCGCGTCGCTACAGCTACCCTCGACCTCTCTGCGGCGCCGGAGGGCTTCCATGACCTGCTCATCACCATGCAGGGCGAGGGCGAACCGTGGGTGGAGAGCCAGCCCCGACTCGTGACATCCGGCAACGTGGAGGAATTCACACCCACCGCATCCGCAACTCTCACGGCGATTCTCCGCAAGGTGGATGCCGAGAACGTCATCAAGGTCAATGGGGAGCAGATCGGGACCACACCCACCGATCCGGCAGCAGGGGCGGCATTCAAGATGGAGGTCCCGGCGCGACTGCTGCGACGCCTGAACCGCATCGAGTTTGAGAGTGCGCTGCTGGCCGATGGGAAGACCTTCGACGACTTCACCGCCGAGCGTGTGACGTTGCAGTACGGTGAAGCGAAGTACCGCGACCCAAGGACCTTCGCCGGTGCCCAGGCCACGCTGAATGGCAGGCAACCCACCACCTCGCCGCTTTGGATCGATCTGACATACCCGGTACGCTAA
- a CDS encoding DUF362 domain-containing protein: protein MDRRHFLRATASATLIAGASSLPLRVWGQTGNSRVVVVRNVDMATTTEDPAIKRMLAEMVHEGVRALVGGDVTREEAWRKFLKPGDVVGVKINGIAPPMTTHPAFADAIAEGASFCGITAGNVIVFDKEDRDLAMSGFTINRGGNDIQCYGTVGPPGSGFIGYEDRQTFRRDTAYHLSRIVSRQCTALINVPVIKDHSYAGLTCALKNHFGCIDNPNQFHKISSCSPAIVDVNRDPNILNKQRLIICDARAVQYNGGPSFKPQFLQPYYALLVSTDPVALDTIAMEIIEMCRRKNGMESLMMQKNPPRHIAEAAQNDLGTNDRARIDLVVRELGSGKI from the coding sequence ATGGATCGCAGACACTTCCTGCGCGCTACGGCATCGGCGACACTCATCGCCGGGGCCAGCTCCCTTCCGCTTCGCGTCTGGGGGCAGACCGGAAACTCCCGCGTTGTGGTGGTCCGGAACGTGGACATGGCCACCACAACCGAGGACCCGGCCATCAAACGAATGTTGGCCGAGATGGTCCATGAGGGCGTCCGGGCCCTGGTTGGCGGTGACGTGACCCGTGAGGAAGCCTGGCGGAAGTTCCTCAAGCCCGGCGACGTTGTGGGCGTGAAGATCAATGGGATCGCCCCACCTATGACCACGCACCCCGCTTTCGCAGACGCCATCGCTGAAGGCGCTTCATTCTGCGGCATCACCGCCGGCAACGTGATCGTATTCGACAAGGAAGATCGCGACCTGGCGATGAGTGGCTTTACGATCAACCGTGGAGGCAATGACATCCAGTGCTACGGAACTGTGGGGCCCCCGGGGAGCGGCTTCATCGGCTACGAGGACCGACAGACTTTCCGCCGCGATACGGCCTATCACCTCAGCCGGATCGTTTCCCGGCAGTGCACGGCGCTGATCAATGTGCCCGTCATCAAGGATCATTCCTACGCCGGATTGACCTGCGCGCTCAAGAACCACTTTGGGTGCATTGACAACCCAAATCAGTTCCACAAGATCAGCAGTTGCAGCCCCGCTATTGTGGACGTGAATCGTGATCCAAACATCCTCAACAAGCAGCGCCTCATCATCTGCGACGCACGCGCCGTTCAGTACAATGGTGGGCCTTCGTTCAAACCCCAGTTCCTCCAGCCCTACTACGCACTGCTTGTTTCGACCGACCCCGTGGCCTTGGACACCATCGCTATGGAGATCATCGAGATGTGCAGGCGGAAGAACGGCATGGAATCGCTGATGATGCAGAAGAACCCGCCGCGCCACATCGCTGAGGCCGCACAGAACGATCTGGGGACCAACGACCGTGCGCGCATCGACCTCGTGGTGCGCGAACTGGGCAGCGGCAAGATCTGA
- the amrS gene encoding AmmeMemoRadiSam system radical SAM enzyme: protein MRSDNLNRRDFVETLARGGACMGLATLGGTDLLARLSAGANVTALGNVSQQKAMYWHVKEGKETVCDLCPSRCEIQPGERGTCGVRENINGYYTSMIYARPCEIRADAMEKGPFLHVLPGTQTLALGFAGCNLDCKYCQSASFAKARPEATDNKTLSAKGLVEQMVKYKYRSLTFTYSEPMQAIEYVLEAAQLARAKGIKVAVHTAAHFLPKPFEDMCSVIDCINIDLKGFTEDFYKRVTGGSLAPVLDNIRRVRKFSHLWLELTNLVVPGYNDGEADFRRMCQWIIANCGADTPLHVSKFFPQYKFRNLPPTPNDTIKNLRKVAYGLGMRYVYVGNMPGDPGESTYCPKCGVKIISRVGYDVSFNEFNPKTGICMRCGLQIPGVWA from the coding sequence GTGAGGAGCGACAATCTGAATCGCCGGGACTTCGTGGAGACACTGGCCCGCGGGGGCGCATGCATGGGGCTGGCTACCCTCGGGGGAACCGATCTCCTGGCACGTCTGAGCGCCGGGGCCAACGTCACGGCGTTGGGCAATGTCTCGCAACAGAAAGCCATGTACTGGCACGTGAAGGAAGGTAAGGAGACGGTCTGCGACCTGTGTCCGAGCCGCTGCGAGATCCAGCCGGGCGAGCGCGGCACCTGTGGCGTCCGCGAGAATATCAACGGCTACTACACCTCGATGATTTATGCTCGTCCCTGCGAGATCCGCGCGGACGCCATGGAAAAGGGGCCTTTCCTCCACGTCCTTCCGGGTACCCAGACCCTCGCGCTGGGCTTCGCGGGCTGCAATCTGGACTGCAAGTACTGCCAAAGCGCGTCCTTCGCTAAGGCTCGTCCCGAGGCGACGGACAACAAGACCCTCTCGGCGAAAGGGCTCGTCGAGCAGATGGTCAAGTACAAGTACCGCTCTCTTACATTCACCTACAGCGAGCCCATGCAGGCCATCGAGTATGTCCTCGAGGCCGCGCAGCTCGCCCGGGCGAAGGGCATAAAAGTCGCGGTCCACACAGCCGCACACTTCCTGCCAAAGCCTTTCGAAGACATGTGCAGCGTGATCGACTGCATCAACATCGATCTCAAGGGCTTCACTGAGGACTTCTACAAGCGCGTCACCGGCGGTTCTCTGGCACCCGTTCTCGACAATATCAGGCGGGTGCGCAAGTTCAGCCACCTGTGGCTGGAGCTGACAAATCTTGTTGTGCCCGGCTACAACGATGGCGAGGCAGACTTCAGGCGAATGTGTCAGTGGATCATCGCCAACTGCGGCGCAGATACGCCTCTGCACGTGAGCAAGTTCTTCCCGCAGTACAAGTTCCGCAATTTGCCGCCGACGCCGAATGACACCATCAAGAACCTGCGCAAGGTCGCGTATGGCCTGGGCATGCGCTACGTGTATGTCGGGAACATGCCGGGAGACCCCGGGGAGAGTACCTACTGCCCCAAGTGCGGTGTGAAGATCATCAGCCGGGTCGGCTATGATGTGTCCTTCAACGAGTTCAACCCCAAGACCGGCATCTGCATGAGGTGCGGGCTGCAGATCCCGGGCGTGTGGGCATAA
- a CDS encoding tetratricopeptide repeat protein, which yields MRKGLILIGVLAIASVAQAQDFDIGATLTSSFRDLALLPTRLTYYNQHEDAATASYTCCKVRQEKEIQAAIVANAAFLNRFAGTPYADDTYMHYAYVSSFRPESFRNEEWGYRCLVQMFPDSDLADDGAWMLGNLYRKDYDHERAIKVYEHIVQQWPQSTWADDALMALVEEYTHIEATREALDALNQLAYNYPKSEFCPRALTILSQKYMEIQDYPSAINACSDLIRDFRYCDCADDAQMRIAECYRLMNKLPEALEAYERLIKDWYGSDLTNQAMREANNIVQRLNPGRAPEELDLYDPLAWNPAKDAKELWNGEAKHYQNNGMHEMAVAKFREFIERFPGNDLWDDAWYEIGQTYLRQEFLFNEINKATGPEDLDRLKEDYQASTGDAGPIPTDGSLSALDKATEAFAYIANNLRGSSLQCNALGMVARCYTPYGDIDTGPVTGDAAYTHQEIVIHFPFNSTRLPFFTDGAVPVFSFCKLISFYADEKNWETAREIYPELSAEYPGVFPVGLEQDKDAFYELMKLYNLKVSFAYSEINHHIKYAIGVSDLIPEAHYFQAAMLMGQGEYARAAELLAPITEMQGHDLAAPALYLYAQAKIRLGLWDEAQAAFESLAIDFKDCGLADDARICWEQFQDAATNPDKYDMTEITRKVYEQFEIVPANMDVFIGDGCVVLAPFTRAPLMRMYNMPNIWDEAQRVLKDWTGADKAERVVIVVDRGCASTQGNPFKVPGCQIKDPPQWGMGLVNIASNVLGEAVPFLRENPDLLGGVAEFAAASLQYDLVTETRDAIGSAAAVKLPQEEVVRARERALKSLDEYVIQGEDASLDRNVVAGMLYALLDSNGFSKSRMIDREPYRSFFAALRDVPAKGSSREAFAKAVKATFGDGCDQQLKDWRLPVTTVEASSQGSEVKIGMVR from the coding sequence ATGCGTAAAGGCCTCATTCTGATCGGAGTGCTCGCGATTGCGTCGGTAGCACAGGCGCAGGACTTTGACATCGGCGCGACCCTCACATCATCCTTTCGAGACCTCGCTCTTCTCCCCACTCGCCTGACTTACTACAACCAGCACGAAGACGCAGCCACGGCCAGCTACACCTGCTGCAAGGTGCGCCAGGAGAAGGAAATCCAGGCGGCCATCGTTGCCAATGCTGCATTCCTGAACCGCTTCGCGGGCACCCCGTACGCCGATGACACGTATATGCACTATGCGTATGTGTCATCCTTCAGGCCCGAGTCTTTCCGCAATGAGGAATGGGGCTACCGCTGCCTGGTGCAGATGTTCCCCGACAGCGACCTCGCGGACGACGGGGCGTGGATGCTGGGGAATCTCTACCGCAAGGACTATGACCACGAGCGTGCCATCAAGGTCTACGAACATATCGTGCAGCAGTGGCCCCAGAGTACGTGGGCGGACGATGCGCTCATGGCGCTTGTGGAGGAGTACACTCACATCGAAGCGACGCGCGAGGCCCTCGACGCTCTGAACCAGTTGGCGTACAACTATCCGAAGAGTGAGTTTTGCCCCCGCGCTCTGACGATCCTGTCCCAGAAGTACATGGAGATACAGGATTATCCATCGGCGATTAACGCATGCAGCGACCTGATTCGGGACTTCCGCTACTGCGATTGCGCTGATGATGCACAGATGCGGATCGCGGAATGCTACCGGCTGATGAACAAACTCCCGGAGGCGTTGGAGGCCTATGAGAGGCTGATCAAGGACTGGTACGGCAGCGACCTCACAAACCAGGCCATGCGCGAGGCCAACAACATTGTCCAGCGCCTGAATCCTGGGCGTGCTCCCGAGGAATTGGACCTTTACGACCCGCTGGCGTGGAACCCCGCGAAGGACGCCAAGGAGCTGTGGAACGGCGAGGCCAAGCACTACCAGAACAACGGGATGCATGAGATGGCTGTCGCGAAGTTCCGCGAGTTTATTGAGAGGTTCCCCGGCAATGATCTTTGGGACGACGCCTGGTACGAGATCGGTCAGACTTACCTGCGCCAGGAATTCCTGTTCAATGAGATCAATAAGGCAACGGGCCCGGAGGACCTTGATCGGCTGAAGGAGGACTACCAGGCGTCCACCGGCGATGCCGGCCCCATACCGACGGACGGCTCGCTGAGCGCGCTCGACAAAGCGACCGAGGCTTTCGCGTACATCGCAAATAACCTCAGGGGGAGTTCTTTGCAGTGCAATGCCCTCGGCATGGTGGCCCGCTGCTACACGCCCTACGGGGACATCGACACCGGCCCGGTCACCGGTGATGCTGCGTACACCCACCAGGAAATCGTGATCCACTTCCCCTTCAACTCGACGCGGCTGCCTTTCTTCACAGATGGTGCGGTGCCGGTTTTCTCATTCTGCAAGCTGATCAGTTTCTACGCGGATGAGAAGAACTGGGAGACGGCGCGGGAGATATATCCGGAGCTTTCGGCCGAGTACCCGGGCGTTTTCCCGGTCGGCCTTGAGCAGGATAAGGACGCGTTCTACGAGTTGATGAAGCTGTACAATCTCAAAGTCAGCTTCGCCTACTCCGAGATCAACCACCACATCAAATATGCCATCGGCGTCTCCGACCTGATTCCGGAGGCCCACTACTTCCAGGCCGCGATGCTCATGGGCCAAGGCGAATATGCCCGGGCGGCGGAATTGCTTGCTCCCATCACGGAGATGCAGGGCCATGATCTTGCGGCTCCCGCTCTGTACCTTTACGCTCAGGCCAAGATACGCCTGGGCCTGTGGGATGAGGCCCAGGCGGCTTTCGAGTCGCTGGCTATCGACTTCAAAGATTGTGGTCTCGCAGACGATGCCCGTATCTGCTGGGAGCAGTTCCAGGACGCCGCCACCAATCCCGACAAGTATGACATGACCGAGATCACCAGGAAGGTGTACGAGCAGTTCGAGATAGTCCCGGCCAATATGGACGTGTTCATCGGCGATGGCTGCGTAGTGCTGGCGCCGTTCACGCGAGCGCCGCTCATGCGCATGTACAACATGCCGAATATCTGGGATGAGGCGCAGCGGGTGCTCAAGGATTGGACCGGGGCGGACAAAGCTGAACGCGTGGTCATCGTTGTGGACCGCGGATGTGCGAGCACCCAGGGCAATCCGTTCAAGGTGCCGGGTTGCCAGATCAAGGACCCGCCGCAATGGGGTATGGGGCTGGTGAACATCGCGTCGAATGTGCTCGGTGAGGCCGTCCCGTTCCTGCGCGAGAACCCGGACCTTCTTGGGGGAGTAGCGGAGTTCGCGGCCGCATCCCTCCAGTACGATCTCGTGACGGAGACCCGAGATGCTATCGGCAGTGCGGCCGCAGTCAAGCTACCGCAGGAGGAAGTCGTTCGAGCTCGCGAGCGCGCGCTGAAGTCACTGGATGAGTACGTCATCCAGGGCGAGGACGCTTCGCTGGACCGCAATGTCGTCGCAGGGATGCTGTATGCACTCCTGGACAGCAACGGGTTCAGCAAATCGCGAATGATCGACCGCGAGCCTTACCGTTCGTTCTTCGCGGCCCTGCGCGACGTCCCCGCAAAGGGCTCGAGCCGCGAGGCTTTCGCCAAAGCGGTCAAGGCCACGTTTGGCGACGGTTGCGATCAGCAGCTCAAGGACTGGCGTCTGCCGGTGACCACTGTGGAGGCCAGTTCCCAGGGGAGCGAAGTCAAGATCGGGATGGTCAGGTAG
- a CDS encoding DUF4091 domain-containing protein: MPRTIQSLHLLTILLLAPQCLGDNGATPDLVRNGGFEQGVPPAAADWGIWPPRNAHDGVSSEMDAEEHHSGLFSGRLRITDPTFDGICTWHHPATPVEPGQEIVVEFWIKAEGVEGSCGMDVQLREGVQEIVGGRATANWTGTFDWRKETHRFTVPEGVDHICLVPLLRGTGTVWFDDIAAYGTPTVTCSTVEAPPEIDGLLSEACWDAGRALSGFRVNDGSVPDLDTRAWVAGDSESLYVAFHCPRKPGVPLVKTVTERDGPVWMDDDVEVFISTGPARGDYCQFVVNSLGTRYDSQRTDASWNAGWTAAAQETSDAWTVEMAIPVRELPLELGAGNRWFINLGRADKASGQASSWSCTFGSFHNPARLGALEDVPANLTPRLARIANDRLAPLAERLRSLAGALSLDGVPTALAGAVPALLPEAKAELEALERLLAAPETVAANTWPQLTGRIAALNAKVSELAAATLRLRVWTEWSKGGRQPSFGLAVASPLEKVFRDGQGFQGEVSRSLEVSAAGNEYESAQIVAVSLSEKDIEGCRVAVSDLADGEGNTISRDNIKVSRVGYIETGEPGYATLRVGAWPDPLLPDAPFTLRAGELQPIWLRLYIPPGTPKGEYTGTVSVSAGEERCEMSLRLRVFGFDLPRRQHLATPFGCSAAEISRWYTGSSDYKANLPPDVFTRWNQFLLDYRVTPTAVGQSYVGEVVRGDGTLAPDYTVSDACMEAIVDRLPPLGVSMASVGHFGWHAANAQGMEYVRDVVHSGERAGLMKWPKIDSWASLSRPMEGRELSRAGCKAFRFWVKPETADMVGERIVAFVNRFPDRWITTFTIAEEGWHEVRIPVSQYRHNQTGVALDLDTLAACDNFQFVIDNKDRPLRIYIDDLVAECEGKDVVIDDFELRTEVVEIQKRVGQQIDHWREKGWLPYGHVYGWDEARPDEYEAVSAAYRRVLELEPDAPIMQTYYTNRTPAELNETVRIWCALTANQDDAFFEARRAEGDVTWLYVCCGPKPPFANFFIDQPAIDHRVLFWQTWQKDCTGFLYWRVNYWFGLLPDKAEGQRWPDEADWDCRDLATYKEFKVNGDGWLLYPGRNFEPLSSIRLETVRDGIEDYEYLWILRELSPGHTLLRVGEEISRDYTHFSRDPDAMLRHREAVAKEIEGLTRRAMGR; this comes from the coding sequence ATGCCCCGAACGATACAATCTCTCCATCTCTTGACGATCCTCCTCCTTGCCCCCCAATGCCTGGGTGACAACGGGGCTACTCCCGACCTGGTGCGCAATGGCGGGTTCGAGCAGGGCGTGCCTCCAGCCGCCGCAGACTGGGGCATCTGGCCTCCGCGCAACGCACACGATGGTGTCTCGAGCGAAATGGATGCGGAGGAGCACCATTCCGGCCTGTTCAGCGGCCGCCTGCGCATCACTGACCCGACCTTCGACGGCATCTGCACCTGGCACCATCCCGCCACACCCGTGGAGCCGGGGCAGGAGATCGTGGTGGAGTTCTGGATCAAGGCCGAAGGGGTCGAAGGCTCTTGCGGGATGGACGTGCAGTTGCGAGAGGGCGTCCAAGAGATTGTGGGCGGTCGAGCAACAGCCAATTGGACGGGCACCTTCGACTGGCGCAAGGAGACCCACCGATTCACCGTCCCCGAGGGTGTCGACCACATTTGCCTTGTACCACTTCTCCGGGGCACGGGCACGGTCTGGTTCGATGATATTGCGGCATACGGGACACCGACGGTGACCTGCTCAACTGTGGAAGCCCCGCCCGAAATCGACGGCTTGCTCTCCGAAGCCTGCTGGGACGCGGGCAGGGCGCTGTCCGGTTTCCGCGTGAACGACGGCTCCGTTCCAGACCTGGATACCCGCGCGTGGGTGGCAGGAGATAGCGAAAGCCTCTATGTCGCCTTCCACTGCCCCCGCAAGCCCGGCGTGCCCCTGGTCAAGACGGTCACAGAGCGGGACGGCCCGGTCTGGATGGACGATGATGTGGAAGTCTTCATATCAACCGGCCCCGCGCGCGGAGATTACTGCCAGTTCGTGGTCAACTCCCTGGGTACACGGTATGACTCGCAGCGCACGGACGCATCCTGGAATGCGGGTTGGACTGCCGCAGCGCAGGAGACCTCGGATGCCTGGACCGTCGAGATGGCCATCCCGGTCCGCGAATTGCCCCTTGAGCTTGGCGCCGGGAACCGCTGGTTCATCAATCTGGGCCGTGCGGATAAGGCATCCGGACAGGCGAGTTCGTGGTCCTGCACTTTTGGCAGCTTCCACAATCCCGCGCGCCTCGGGGCGCTTGAAGATGTCCCGGCGAACCTCACCCCGCGGCTGGCGCGGATCGCGAACGACCGGCTGGCACCCCTTGCAGAGCGGCTCCGGTCTCTGGCCGGGGCGCTGAGCCTGGACGGTGTGCCCACGGCCCTCGCCGGCGCAGTTCCCGCTCTCCTGCCGGAAGCCAAAGCAGAGCTGGAGGCGCTGGAGCGCCTGCTGGCAGCGCCCGAGACGGTCGCCGCGAATACCTGGCCGCAACTCACGGGACGCATCGCGGCGCTGAATGCGAAAGTCTCCGAGCTTGCGGCGGCAACTCTCAGGCTCCGAGTGTGGACGGAGTGGTCCAAAGGAGGCAGGCAGCCTTCCTTCGGGCTGGCGGTGGCGTCTCCTCTCGAGAAAGTGTTCCGCGACGGTCAGGGGTTCCAGGGGGAAGTGTCCCGGTCGCTGGAAGTCTCCGCGGCCGGAAACGAGTACGAGAGCGCACAGATAGTTGCGGTGTCTCTTTCAGAAAAGGATATTGAGGGGTGCCGCGTGGCTGTGAGCGACCTGGCGGATGGCGAGGGGAACACGATCTCCCGCGACAATATCAAGGTCAGCCGCGTGGGTTATATCGAAACAGGGGAGCCGGGCTATGCCACCCTCCGCGTGGGCGCCTGGCCTGACCCGCTCCTGCCGGACGCGCCCTTTACCTTGCGCGCCGGCGAGCTTCAGCCCATCTGGTTGCGCCTCTACATTCCCCCGGGCACGCCGAAGGGCGAGTACACAGGTACCGTCAGCGTGTCGGCGGGGGAGGAACGCTGCGAAATGTCCCTGAGACTGCGGGTCTTCGGATTCGACCTGCCCCGCAGGCAGCATCTCGCCACGCCCTTCGGTTGCTCAGCTGCCGAAATATCCCGCTGGTACACGGGCAGCAGCGACTACAAAGCAAATCTGCCGCCTGATGTATTCACTCGCTGGAATCAGTTCCTCCTGGATTACCGGGTCACACCGACTGCGGTAGGCCAGTCGTATGTCGGCGAGGTGGTCCGCGGAGATGGTACCCTCGCCCCGGACTACACGGTCAGCGACGCGTGTATGGAGGCTATTGTCGACCGCCTGCCACCTCTGGGGGTGAGCATGGCAAGCGTGGGCCACTTCGGCTGGCACGCTGCGAACGCGCAAGGGATGGAGTACGTGCGAGACGTGGTGCATTCCGGGGAACGCGCGGGGTTGATGAAGTGGCCGAAGATTGACTCCTGGGCCTCACTGAGCCGCCCCATGGAAGGGCGCGAGTTGAGCAGAGCCGGCTGCAAGGCATTCCGCTTCTGGGTGAAGCCCGAGACCGCGGACATGGTCGGCGAGCGCATCGTCGCCTTCGTGAACAGATTTCCGGACCGGTGGATCACAACGTTCACGATCGCCGAAGAGGGCTGGCATGAAGTCCGCATCCCTGTCTCGCAGTACCGCCACAATCAGACTGGGGTTGCCCTTGATCTGGACACTTTGGCGGCCTGCGATAACTTCCAGTTCGTGATCGACAACAAAGACCGCCCCCTGCGCATTTACATTGATGATCTCGTAGCCGAGTGCGAGGGTAAGGACGTTGTGATTGACGACTTCGAACTGAGAACCGAGGTCGTGGAGATCCAGAAGCGGGTCGGGCAACAGATTGACCACTGGCGAGAGAAGGGCTGGCTGCCCTACGGGCATGTGTACGGATGGGACGAGGCGCGTCCCGATGAGTACGAGGCGGTGAGCGCTGCCTACCGCAGGGTGCTGGAACTCGAGCCCGACGCGCCCATCATGCAGACCTACTACACCAACCGGACGCCCGCTGAGCTCAACGAAACGGTGCGCATCTGGTGCGCATTGACGGCCAACCAGGACGACGCATTCTTCGAAGCTCGCCGCGCCGAAGGCGATGTCACGTGGCTCTATGTCTGCTGCGGGCCGAAGCCTCCGTTCGCCAATTTCTTCATCGATCAGCCCGCAATCGACCATCGGGTGCTCTTCTGGCAAACCTGGCAAAAGGATTGCACGGGCTTCCTGTACTGGCGCGTCAACTACTGGTTTGGATTGCTGCCAGACAAAGCCGAGGGACAGCGCTGGCCGGATGAGGCCGACTGGGACTGCCGGGACCTTGCGACCTACAAGGAGTTCAAGGTGAACGGCGATGGTTGGCTGCTCTATCCCGGCCGGAACTTCGAGCCCCTGTCGTCCATCCGCCTGGAGACCGTTCGCGACGGCATCGAAGACTATGAATACCTCTGGATTCTCCGGGAACTCAGCCCGGGGCACACTCTCTTGCGGGTCGGGGAGGAAATATCCCGGGACTACACCCATTTCAGCAGGGATCCAGACGCGATGCTGCGGCACCGGGAGGCCGTGGCAAAGGAGATCGAGGGTTTGACGAGACGCGCGATGGGGCGATAG